In one Dama dama isolate Ldn47 chromosome 5, ASM3311817v1, whole genome shotgun sequence genomic region, the following are encoded:
- the ZNF605 gene encoding zinc finger protein 605 → MFKSQISFEDVAVNFTLEEWQLLNPTQKTLYRDVMLENYSNLVLLGYQVIKPEMIFKLEQEKPWLLDEEILSQNFSEKVWLDNDLRMWHRDNQDKLKSLERGHEYDIFERMFHLGINFDHLGMRSHKYGTGEKSLKHPFDFLIPKSNCERKKLDELNRKLLFCIKPARIYGGIKYSDGNTCTTVISKEPGLIMNHIPLTGVCLCMECGKVFNKKSQLIIHQRTHTGEKPYGCQDCGKAFSQKSLLTIHQRTHSGEKPYGCGECQKAFSRKSLLILHQRTHTGEKPYGCGDCGKAFSRKSQLKRHQITHTIEKPYGCSECGKVFSQKLKLITHQRTHTGEKPYRCSDCGKAFFWKSQLITHQRVHTGKKPYACSECKKAFSRNSLLIRHQRIHTGEKPYECSECGEAFIRKPQLVKHQMTHTGEKNYQCSNCEEAFFKKSELIKHQKVHLGEKPYGCVECGKTFFGKSQLLTHQRTHTGEKPYECSACGKAFTQKSSLVSHQRTHTGEKPYECSECGKTFSEKSSLIHHQRTHTGEKPFECGECRKAFAWKPQLLRHQRIHTGEKPYECSECGKAFVQKVQLIKHQRNHTGEKTYGCNDCAKAFFEKAQLIIHQRIHTGERPYKCEECGKSFTRKSHLMRHQRIHTGDKYYGCSECGTVFHRKAQLLIHQRSHVL, encoded by the exons ATATCGTTTGAAGATGTGGCTGTGAATTTCACATTGGAGGAGTGGCAGCTGCTTAATCCTACTCAGAAGACCTTGTACAGAGACGTGATGTTGGAGAACTATAGCAATCTAGTTTTATTGG GTTATCAAGTTATCAAACCTGAGATGATCTTCAAGCTGGAGCAAGAAAAGCCATGGTTATTAGATGAAGAAATCCTAAGTCAAAACTTCTCAG aaaaagTCTGGCTAGATAATGATCTCAGAATGTGGCACCGGGATAATCAAGACAAGCTTAAAAGTTTGGAGAGAGGCCATGAATATGACATCTTTGAGAGAATGTTTCATTTAGGCATTAACTTTGATCATTTAGGAATGAGATCCCATAAATATGGCACAGGTGAAAAAAGTTTGAAACATCCTTTTGATTTTCTTATTCCAAAAAGTAActgtgaaagaaagaaacttgatGAACTTAATaggaaattattattttgtattaaacCTGCCAGAATTTATGGTGGAATAAAATACTCTGATGGCAATACATGTACAACAGTCATCAGTAAAGAGCCAGGACTCATTATGAACCATATACCACTCACAGGAGTCTGTTTGTGCATGGAATGTGGCAAGGTTTTTAATAAAAAGTCACAGCTCATTATACATCAAAGAACTCATACAGGAGAGAAGCCCTATGGATGCCAGGACTGTGGGAAAGCTTTCTCCCAGAAGTCATTGCTCACTATTCATCAAAGGACGCATTCAGGAGAAAAACCATATGGGTGTGGGGAATGTCAGAAAGCTTTCAGTAGGAAGTCACTGCTCATTTTACATCAGAGAactcacacaggagagaagccctatGGCTGTGGTGACTGCGGGAAAGCCTTCAGCAGGAAGTCACAGCTTAAAAGACATCAGATAACCCATACGATAGAGAAACCCTATGGCTGCAGTGAGTGTGGGAAAGTCTTCTCCCAGAAATTAAAGCTCATTACAcatcagaggacacacacaggagagaagccctaCAGATGTAGTGATTGTGGAAAAGCCTTCTTTTGGAAGTCACAGCTTATTACTCATCAGAGGGTTCATACGGGGAAGAAGCCATATGCATGTAGTGAGTGTAAAAAAGCCTTCAGCAGGAACTCACTCCTCATTAGGCATCAGAGGATCcatacaggagagaaaccctatgaatgcaGTGAATGTGGTGAAGCCTTCATCAGAAAACCACAACTTGTTAAACATCAAATGACTCATACAGGAGAGAAGAACTATCAGTGCAGTAATTGTGAGGAAGCCTTCTTTAAGAAGTCAGAACTAATTAAacatcaaaaagttcatttaggaGAAAAACCCTATGGATGTGTTGAATGTGGCAAAACTTTCTTTGGAAAGTCACAGCTCCTGACACATCAAAgaactcacactggagagaaaccttatgaatGTAGTGCCTGTGGGAAAGCCTTCACCCAGAAGTCCAGCCTGGTGTCCCATCAGAGGACACATACAGGGGAGAAACCTTAtgaatgcagtgaatgtgggaaaaccTTCAGTGAGAAGTCAAGTCTCATTCACCATCAGAGAACCCATACTGGAGAAAAACCGTTTGAATGTGGTGAGTGTAGGAAAGCTTTTGCCTGGAAGCCACAGCTTCTTAggcatcagagaattcatacaggggagaaaccctatgaatgcaGTGAATGTGGAAAGGCATTTGTTCAGAAAGTACAGCTCATTAAACATCAGAGAAATCATACAGGAGAGAAGACCTATGGATGCAAcgattgtgcaaaagctttcttTGAGAAGGCACAGCTCATTatacatcagagaattcatacaggAGAGAGACCCTATAAATGTGAGGAATGTGGGAAGTCTTTCACTAGGAAGTCACACCTTATGAGGCATCAGAGGATCCATACAGGGGATAAGTACTATggatgcagtgaatgtgggactGTCTTCCACAGAAAGGCTCAGCTCCTGATTCATCAGAGAAGTCATGTGCTGTAG